AATTCGTCACAGACCAATTGCCGAGCACGCCGGCGCGCACCGTGCCCATGCAGTTCGGCGCGCGGATCGTGTTGGGCGGGTTCGCCGGTGCGGTGCTCGGCACGGCCTGGAACTACACCTGGACGGCACTCGGCGCGGGCATCATCGGTGCGGTGATCGGCACCCTGGTCGGTTTCCGGGTGCGGCAGCGCCTGGTCGCCGCCAACGGCGGCCACGATCTGCCGATCGCGTTGGTGGAGGACACCATCGCGGTGCTGGGTGGCCTGGCGATCGCCGCGCTGACCGCGGTGGTCTGAACCTTCTCAGCGTCGCTGCACCAGCAGCGCCTGCGCCGATGTCCCGAAGAATCCGTCGTGGTCGAATAACTCGGCGGTGGTGACGCCCACCCCGTCGGATCCGATGGAGGCGCGGGCGCGTAACCCGAAATCCGCTCCGGTCGGCAGCCGGTGCAGGTGCACGACGGTGTCGGTGTTCATGAACATGTACTCGCCCACGTCCAGGGCGGCGCCGACGCCGTTCGCGGAGTCGACCACCATGGCCAGTCGCTGCAGGGCGGTGGTCGGTTCACTGTCCACCAGGTGCACCAGCGGGCTCAACCAAGCGACCGCGGTGCCGTCTGGCGCATTGGGCTGGACCCGCCAGCGCACCGAATGGGCGTAACCGCTGGCCTGGGCGAACCACTCCGGCGGCGGTAGCGACGGCCCGCTGATCAGTGGCGCGTGCCGGTCGGAGGACACCGCGGTGGTGTCGGAGGTGGCCAGCGCCCAAGCGCTCAGCCGCGCCACCGGCCGGTCGTCGTCGCAGGTGAACATCTCGGCCTCCAGCAGAGCGATCCGCCGGCCGGGCCGCTGCACCCGGGCCGAAACCCGCACCGGGGCCACCGGTATCGCCCCCAGGATGTCCAGGCTCAAGCGGGCGATCCGCTGACCCGATCCGTCGAGCAGCTGCTCGATCTCGCGGGTCAGCAGCGCCAGGGGTGGAGACCCGTGCTGCAGCTGGCCCCAGTTGCTGCGGGTCAGATCAGTGGACTCATAGACGGGGCCGCCGGAACCATCCGCGCGCCGGTAGTAGCTGCCGGTCATGCCGCACTGTCGGCCGGCCAGCCGGGGTAGGGCGGCGGGGTCCCGCCGAACGCCGGACACAGCGCGCGGTGCGCGCACCAGTCACACAGGCGTGACCGCTGTGGACGGAAATCGCCTGTGGCGCCGGCGGTTTGGATGGCCTGCCAGATCGCGATCAATGTCTTCTCGAAACGCAGCAACTCGGCGTGCTCGGGGGAGTAGTCCAGCAGCTGCCCGTCGGCCAGATAGATCAGCCGCAACCGTGCGGGCATCACGCCGCGCGACCGCAGCAGGGCCACCGCATAGAACTTCATCTGGAACAGTGCCTTGGACTCGGCGGCCTCGGACAGCCGCCCGGTGGCCGACGGTGCCCGGCCGGTCTTGTAGTCGACCACCCGCAACTCTCCGGTCGCGGCGACGTCGATGCGGTCGACGAAACCGCGCAGCAGGGTGCCGTCGGCCAGCTCGACCTCGACCCGCTGCTCACAGCTCTGCGGGTCGAACCGGCGGGGATCCTCCAGCCGGTAGTAACCGGCCAGCAGCTTGCGTGCCTCGGCCATCAGCCGCTCGGTGTCCAGCCCCGAGCCCACGTCCGGGGAGGTGCTGATCAGGTGCTCCCAGGCCGGGACCACCAACTCCCGGGCGGTCTCGGGGTCACGTTGGGGTGCGGGCAGCGCGTAGAGCCGCTCCAGTGCGCCGTGGACCACCGAGCCGCGCAGTTGCGCTGCCGACGGTGGTTCCGGGAGCCGGTCAATGGCCCGGAATCGGTACAGCAGCGGGCACTGTTTGAAGTCGGCCGCCCGCGACGGAGATAACGCAGGCTTGCTCATACTTGCGAACCCTACGGGCATGCACCGACAACCCCGCTCGCACACGCTGCGTAGGGTGGACGCCTGTGTCCGAATCCGGGATTTTTCAGGCGGGCGATCGGGCCCAGTTCACCGACGCCAAGGGCCGCCGCTACACCACGGTGCTGGTCCCCGGCGGTGACTTCCACACCCACCGCGGGGCCATTCCGCACGACGCGGTGATCGGGCTGCCCGACGGCAGCGTGGTCAAGGCCGCCAACGGCGACCCCTTCCTGGTGCTGCGGCCGCTGCTGGTCGACTACGTGATGTCGATGCCGCGCGGTGCCCAGGTGATCTATCCCAAGGACTCGGCGCAGATCATCCACGAGGGCGACATCTTCCCCGGGGCGCGGGTGCTCGAGGCCGGCGCCGGCTCGGGAGCCCTGACACTGTCGCTGCTGCGGGCGGTCGGGCCCGAAGGCAAGGTGATCTCCTACGAGCTGCGCGACGACCACGCCGTGCACGCCCGCGCCAACGTCGAGACCTTCCTCGGGGAACAGCCCGACAACTGGCAGTTGGTGATGGGTGATGTGGCCGACTGCGACCTGCCCGACGGGTCGATCGATCGGGTGGTGCTGGACATGCTGGCGCCCTGGGATGTGCTGGGCACCGTGTCGCGGGTCCTGGTGCCCGGCGGCGTGCTGGTGATCTACGTCGCCACCGTCACCCAGTTGTCTCAGGTGAACGAGGCGCTGCGCGAGCAGCAGTGCTGGACCGAGCCGCGGTCCTGGGAGACCATGCAGCGCGGCTGGAACGTCGTCGGCTTGGCGGTGCGGCCCCAGCACGCGATGCGCGGCCACACCGCATTCCTGGTCTGCGCTCGCCGGTTGGCGCCGGACACCGTCACCCCGGCCCGGCTGGGGAAAAAACGGGGACGGCCGTAGTCGGTCGAGTGCGAGCCGAATCAGTCATCACTGCGGCTCAACCCCCGGCGCACCGACAGCAGCTCGATCTCTGGCCGGTCGGCCACCAGCCGCTCGGCCGCGTCCAGGATCTGCACCAGATGCCCGCGGTCACCCGATACCACCGACACCCCAATTCCACTGCGCCGGTGCAGATCCGGCGACCCCGTCTCAGCGGCAGACACATCGAACTTGCGGCGCAACTCCGCGACGATCGGTCGCACCACCGACCGCTTCTGCTTGAGCGAGTGCACGTCACCGAGCAGCAGATCGAATTCGAGCCAGCCGATCCACATCGTTAGGGCGTCGGTCGCGCCGGCTCTGTGCTGCTGGTTTGCGCGTTGCCGAAAGCGAGCAGGCTCTTGGCGGTGGCCTGCGACAGCTGCCAGTCGCCGTGATTGGGGCTGAACTCCATCGGGAAAAAGAACGTGCCGGTGGCGGGGTTGGCCGTGTTTACAGTGACGTCGGCGGTCACGTTGCCCGGGGAGCGGTCGGACCAGCCGAGCCCGGCGGCTTCGAGGCTCAGCGGCAGATAGCCGCCGTCTTTGAGTGCGGTGGCGAACTTGTCGATGGTTGCGGCGTCGGCGGGTTTGGCGCCCTCGATGAGTGCCAGCTTGTCTGCGCCGGGCACCTCGGGGTCCGAGAGCCGGTAGAGCACATCGGTCAACGCCTCGGGTGCCGGCAAAGCCGACGACGGCGCCTGGACAGGCACCGTCGTCGACGTCACCGGAACCTCGGCCACCGGCTCGGCAGGCTGGTGGCCGCTACAGCCCGACAGCACCAGCGCTGCCGCCGCGAGCGCGGCGGCAACGGTGATGCGATGCCGGTACATCAGATCTGCAATCAGTTCGACGTCAGCTGCGACAGCGACAACAGCGAGTTCCGGGAGAGCTTCCAGCCACCCTGGTCGACGAACGTGAGGTTCACCGTGTGCGGCTCCAGCTTCGGGCTCGACGCGGTGACGTCGGCGCTGGCCGATCCGGGGCCGGCGGGTACGACGTTGGCCACGCTGATCGACAGCGGGAGGGCGCCCTTCTTGAGCGCCTTCTGCAGCCGGTGGTCGATCGCACCGGTCTCGACCGGGCCCAGGCCGCCCTCGACGAGGTCGGACTTGCCGGCGGCGGGGACACCCGGGTCGGCCAGTGTGTTGAGCACGTTGGCCAGCTGCTCGGGGGCCGGTACGGCGGCGGCCGGGTCCAACGGCAGCGGGGCGAAGAACACCGTCATGGGTGCCTCGGCGGCGGCAGGCGCCGGCGTTGCCAGGTAGCTCACAGTTGAAACGGCCGCGCTGATGGCCGCAACGGCCGCCATCCCCGTGGCGAGGGATTTCACGTTCATTCGGATCCTTTCAAGGCCCTGTTGGTCACCCGATTTGAGAGCGAGGCTAGCAGCGGAGCCGGTGTGTCGGGCTGCCACAGAGCACGCGAATGCACAATGGCCGGTAGCGTTGAGGTATCCGTCGCTTCAACTTCCAGTTCGGGAAAGGAGCGCACCATGAGCAACATGGAAGATTCGCCGCGTCCTGAGACATTCGACGCGTCCGGGGGGCCGGGCACGCCCGGTGATGACTTCGCCGAGTTGGAAGAACTGCGCCGCGAAGCCGCGGTGTTGCGCGCACAGCTCGAGGACACTCCACAGGACACCGCGCGGGTAGGCCGCGACGTGCGCCAGCTCGAAGCGCATATTGACTCGCTGACCGCGCGAAACTCCAAGCTGATGGACACCCTCAAAGAGGCGCGTCAGCAGCTGTTGGCGTTGCGTGAGGAGGTCGATCGACTCGGTCAGCCGCCGAGCGGTTACGGCGTGCTGTTGGACAGTCACGAGGACGACACCGTTGACGTGTTCACCTCGGGTCGCCGGATGCGGTTGAACATCTCGCCCAACATCGACGTAGCAACCCTCAGGAAGGGCCAGACGGTCCGCCTCAACGAGGCGCTGACGGTCGTCGAGGCCGGCAATTTCGAGTCGGTCGGTGAAATATCCACGTTGCGCGAAATCCTGTCCGACGGGCACCGGGCGTTGGTTGTGGGCCACGCCGACGAGGAGCGCATCGTCTGGCTGGCCGAGCCGCTGGTCGCTGCGGATCTTCCCGACAGTCACCCGGACGCGCTCTCGGATGACCGGCGTCCCCGCAAGCTGCGCCCCGGCGACTCGCTGCTGGTCGACACCAAGGCCGGCTACGCCTTCGAGCGCATCCCCAAGGCCGAGGTCGAAGACCTGGTGCTCGAGGAGGTGCCCGATGTCAGTTACGGCGACATCGGTGGCCTGACCCGCCAGATCGAGCAGATCCGCGACGCCGTGGAACTGCCGTTCCTGCACAAGGACCTCTACCGCGAGTACGCGTTGCGTCCGCCCAAAGGTGTGCTGCTCTACGGTCCGCCCGGCTGCGGTAAGACGCTGATCGCCAAGGCCGTGGCCAACTCGCTGGCCAAGAAGATGGCCGAGGTGCGCGGCGACGACGCCCATGAGGCCAAGTCGTACTTCCTCAACATCAAGGGTCCTGAGCTGCTGAACAAGTTCGTCGGCGAGACCGAACGCCACATCCGGCTGATCTTCCAGCGGGCGCGTGAGAAGGCCTCCGAAGGCACCCCGGTGATCGTGTTCTTCGACGAGATGGACTCGATCTTCCGCACCCGTGGCACCGGTGTCTCCTCGGACGTGGAGACCACCGTCGTGCCTCAGCTGCTGAGCGAGATCGACGGCGTGGAGGGGCTGGAGAACGTCATCGTGATCGGCGCCTCCAACCGCGAGGACATGATCGACCCGGCGATCCTGCGGCCCGGCCGCCTGGACGTCAAGATCAAGATCGAGCGCCCGGATGCCGAAGCCGCGCAAGACATCTTCTCGAAGTACTTGGTCGAGACCCTGCCGGTGCATGCCGACGACCTCGCCGAGTTCGGCGGGGACCGCGCGGCCTGCATCAAGGCGATGATCGAGAAGGTCGTCGACCGGATGTACGCCGAGATCGACGACAACCGGTTCCTGGAGGTCACCTACGCCAACGGTGACAAGGAGGTCATGTACTTCAAGGACTTCAACTCCGGGGCGATGATCCAGAACGTGGTCGACCGGGCGAAGAAGAACGCCATCAAGTCGGTTCTGGAGACCGGCCAGCCGGGTCTGCGCATCCAGCACCTGCTGGACTCGATCGTCGATGAGTTCGCCGAGAACGAGGACCTGCCCAACACCACCAACCCCGACGACTGGGCGCGGATCTCGGGCAAGAAGGGCGAGCGGATCGTCTACATCCGCACCCTGGTCACCGGCAAGAGCTCCAGCGCCAGTCGTGCTATCGACACCGAGTCCAACCTGGGCCAGTACCTGTAGCGCTAGCTGCTGCGCAGCGAGTAGCTGTTGGTCAGGTCGTCCTGCAACACGCGGGCAACCTCGGTGGTGGTGTCCACCGTTAGCGCGGTGTCCAGCACCCGCGCTTGGTAGGTCCAACCGGGCGGCAGCTGGAGCCGGTCGGCGAGTCCGGCGAGGTCGGCTCGCGACAGGTTGGCATCGACGACCTGGCTCCAGGTCTGCATGACCCAACGTCGCCCGTCGGGGTCGATCAGCTCGTAGACCTGCTCGCCGGCATCGAAGATGAAGACCGCGTGGCGGCTCACCTCATTGACGGTGTAGGGCCCGGGGTTCATCGACGACAGCGCGACTTGCGCCTGCTTGATCATCTCGATGCCGCCGAAGGTCTTGGTCTCCCGCGGGCCCTGCGGCGCCTTTTCGATGGTGTTCATCAGCCAGTAGCGCGGCCCGTTGAGCAGAGCGGCGGCCGCGCCGTTCTCGCTCGCGATGGCCTGCGCGTCGAGCGCGGACCATAGCTGCGCGGGGCAGTCGTTGAGGCCGAAGGTGTTGTAGACGCTGGCCTGCGGACCCGATGCGCCGATCTCGACGAGCAGTACTTCGCCGTACCGCTTCCCGGACACGTCGGTCGTGCGTTGGCGAGCTTGCTCGGTGGACATTTCGGTGAAATTAGCCATTGACCTCGGTGAGGTCAACACCTCTGACGGTCGCGCTCATGGCCACCTCTGTGCTGGATGGTCGGGGTTCCTCTGCGGTCTCGTTCCTCGACCACCTCGTCACCCCTCTAGGCTGAACGTCATGCAGCGGATCATCGGAACCGAAGTCGAATACGGCATCGCTTCGCCATCAGATCCCACCGCCAACCCGATCCTCACCTCCACCCAGGCGGTGCTGGCCTACGCCGCCGCCGCGGGCATCCCGCGCGCCAAGCGCACTCGCTGGGACTACGAGGTGGAATCGCCGCTGCGCGACGCCCGCGGCTTCGACCTGAGCCGCTCGTCCGGCCCGCCGCCGATCATCGACGCCGACGAGGTCGGCGCGGCCAACATGATTCTCACCAACGGGGCACGGCTCTACGTCGATCACGCCCACCCCGAATACTCCGCGCCCGAGGTCACCGACCCGCTGGACGCGGTCATCTGGGACAAGGCCGGCGAGCGGGTGATGGAGGCGGCTGCGCGCTACGTGGCCAGCGTCCCGGGCGCGGCCAAGTTGCAGCTGTACAAGAACAACATCGACAACAAGGGCGCCTCCTACGGCACCCACGAGAACTACCTGATGAGCCGCCAGACGCCGTTCTCGGCGATCATCGCCGGTCTGACCCCGTTTCTGGTGTCCCGGCAGGTGGTCACCGGCTCAGGGCGCGTCGGGTTAGGCGCCGCGGGCGACGAGCCGGGCTTCCAGCTCTCGCAGCGCGCCGACTACATCGAGGTCGAAGTCGGCCTGGAGACCACGCTCAAGCGCGGCATCATCAACACCCGCGATGAGCCGCACGCCGACGCCGACAAGTACCGACGGCTGCACGTGATCATCGGTGACGCCAACCTTGCCGAGACGTCGACGTATCTGAAGGTCGGCACCACCGCGCTTGTGCTCGATCTGATCGAGGAGGGTGCCGAGCACGGGATCGACCTGAGCGACCTGGCGTTGGCCCGGCCGGTGCGCGCGGTGCACGTCATCAGCCGTGACCCGACCCTGCGGGCGACCGTTGCGCTGGCCGACGGTCGTGAGATGACCGGCCTTGCGCTGCAACGGATCTACCTCGACCGGGTCGCCAAGTTGGTGGAGGCCCGGGATCCGGATCCGCGGGCCACCGACGTCATCGAGACCTGGGCCCGGGTGCTCGACCAGCTGGAGCGTGACCCGATGGAGTGCGCCGACCTGTTGGACTGGCCGGCCAAGCTGCGGCTGTTGGAGGGCTTCCGGCAGCGGGAGAACCTGAGCTGGTCGGCGCCCCGGCTGCACCTGATCGACCTGCAGTACTCCGACGTGCGGCTGGACAAGGGTCTGTACAACCGACTGGTCGCCCGTGGCTCGATGCGCCGCTTGATCACCGAACAACAGGTGCTGGCCGCCGTCCACAACCCGCCGACCGACACCCGGGCCTACTTCCGCGGCGAGTGCCTGCGCCGGTTCGGGGCCGACATCGCCGCTGCGAGCTGGGACTCGGTCATCTTCGACCTCGGCGGGGACTCGCTGGTGCGGATTCCCACGCTGGAGCCGCTGCGCGGCAGCAAGGCGCACGTCGGAGCATTGCTGGACTCGGTGGACAGTGCCGCCGAACTGGTGCAACAACTCACCACCTAGACCCCGAGCAACATCGGCGCCGACCGGTAGGGTGGAGAAACCGGCCGCGGTCATGCGCGGCCGATGAGATTCAGGAGGCAGCAATGGCTCAGGAGCAGACCAAGCGCGGCGGGGGCGGCGGAGACGACGACGATCTCACCGGCAGCACTGCGGCGGGCCAGGAACGCCGAGAGAAGCTCACCGAGGACACCGACGACCTGCTCGACGAGATCGACGACGTACTGGAAGAGAACGCCGAGGACTTCGTGCGGGCATACGTCCAAAAGGGCGGCCAGTGACCTGGTTGTCGCGTGATCGTCTGCCCCTCAACTCAGCCACCCCAGGAATCGCGCTTACCGGCGTAGGTCTGTCGTCGTTCTCGGAATTCCTCCGATTGCAGGCACCGGAGCTGCTGCCGACCGGCGCGGGCGCCGCGCATTCCGGCGGGGTGGGTGAGCAACTACCGCACGGCACCACCATCGTCGCGCTGAAGTACCCCGGCGGGGTCCTCATCGCGGGTGACCGCCGTTCTACGCAGGGCAACATGATCGCGGGCCGCGACGTGCAGAAGGTGTATGTCACCGACGAGTACACCGCGACCGGCATCGCCGGCACCGCCGCGATCGCTGTTGAGTTCGCCCGGCTCTACGCCGTGGAGCTCGAGCATTACGAGAAGCTCGAAGGTGTGCCGCTGACGTTCGC
The window above is part of the Mycolicibacter sp. MU0102 genome. Proteins encoded here:
- a CDS encoding DUF4126 family protein, translated to MTHFIVLVLALFIGAVAGLRAFTAPAVMAWAAVLQWINLNGTWVEWLTHPATVTILTLLAIGEFVTDQLPSTPARTVPMQFGARIVLGGFAGAVLGTAWNYTWTALGAGIIGAVIGTLVGFRVRQRLVAANGGHDLPIALVEDTIAVLGGLAIAALTAVV
- a CDS encoding thioesterase family protein → MTGSYYRRADGSGGPVYESTDLTRSNWGQLQHGSPPLALLTREIEQLLDGSGQRIARLSLDILGAIPVAPVRVSARVQRPGRRIALLEAEMFTCDDDRPVARLSAWALATSDTTAVSSDRHAPLISGPSLPPPEWFAQASGYAHSVRWRVQPNAPDGTAVAWLSPLVHLVDSEPTTALQRLAMVVDSANGVGAALDVGEYMFMNTDTVVHLHRLPTGADFGLRARASIGSDGVGVTTAELFDHDGFFGTSAQALLVQRR
- a CDS encoding RecB family exonuclease, with the protein product MSKPALSPSRAADFKQCPLLYRFRAIDRLPEPPSAAQLRGSVVHGALERLYALPAPQRDPETARELVVPAWEHLISTSPDVGSGLDTERLMAEARKLLAGYYRLEDPRRFDPQSCEQRVEVELADGTLLRGFVDRIDVAATGELRVVDYKTGRAPSATGRLSEAAESKALFQMKFYAVALLRSRGVMPARLRLIYLADGQLLDYSPEHAELLRFEKTLIAIWQAIQTAGATGDFRPQRSRLCDWCAHRALCPAFGGTPPPYPGWPADSAA
- a CDS encoding tRNA (adenine-N1)-methyltransferase, producing MSESGIFQAGDRAQFTDAKGRRYTTVLVPGGDFHTHRGAIPHDAVIGLPDGSVVKAANGDPFLVLRPLLVDYVMSMPRGAQVIYPKDSAQIIHEGDIFPGARVLEAGAGSGALTLSLLRAVGPEGKVISYELRDDHAVHARANVETFLGEQPDNWQLVMGDVADCDLPDGSIDRVVLDMLAPWDVLGTVSRVLVPGGVLVIYVATVTQLSQVNEALREQQCWTEPRSWETMQRGWNVVGLAVRPQHAMRGHTAFLVCARRLAPDTVTPARLGKKRGRP
- a CDS encoding DUF503 domain-containing protein, which translates into the protein MWIGWLEFDLLLGDVHSLKQKRSVVRPIVAELRRKFDVSAAETGSPDLHRRSGIGVSVVSGDRGHLVQILDAAERLVADRPEIELLSVRRGLSRSDD
- the arc gene encoding proteasome ATPase; this translates as MEDSPRPETFDASGGPGTPGDDFAELEELRREAAVLRAQLEDTPQDTARVGRDVRQLEAHIDSLTARNSKLMDTLKEARQQLLALREEVDRLGQPPSGYGVLLDSHEDDTVDVFTSGRRMRLNISPNIDVATLRKGQTVRLNEALTVVEAGNFESVGEISTLREILSDGHRALVVGHADEERIVWLAEPLVAADLPDSHPDALSDDRRPRKLRPGDSLLVDTKAGYAFERIPKAEVEDLVLEEVPDVSYGDIGGLTRQIEQIRDAVELPFLHKDLYREYALRPPKGVLLYGPPGCGKTLIAKAVANSLAKKMAEVRGDDAHEAKSYFLNIKGPELLNKFVGETERHIRLIFQRAREKASEGTPVIVFFDEMDSIFRTRGTGVSSDVETTVVPQLLSEIDGVEGLENVIVIGASNREDMIDPAILRPGRLDVKIKIERPDAEAAQDIFSKYLVETLPVHADDLAEFGGDRAACIKAMIEKVVDRMYAEIDDNRFLEVTYANGDKEVMYFKDFNSGAMIQNVVDRAKKNAIKSVLETGQPGLRIQHLLDSIVDEFAENEDLPNTTNPDDWARISGKKGERIVYIRTLVTGKSSSASRAIDTESNLGQYL
- the dop gene encoding depupylase/deamidase Dop; amino-acid sequence: MQRIIGTEVEYGIASPSDPTANPILTSTQAVLAYAAAAGIPRAKRTRWDYEVESPLRDARGFDLSRSSGPPPIIDADEVGAANMILTNGARLYVDHAHPEYSAPEVTDPLDAVIWDKAGERVMEAAARYVASVPGAAKLQLYKNNIDNKGASYGTHENYLMSRQTPFSAIIAGLTPFLVSRQVVTGSGRVGLGAAGDEPGFQLSQRADYIEVEVGLETTLKRGIINTRDEPHADADKYRRLHVIIGDANLAETSTYLKVGTTALVLDLIEEGAEHGIDLSDLALARPVRAVHVISRDPTLRATVALADGREMTGLALQRIYLDRVAKLVEARDPDPRATDVIETWARVLDQLERDPMECADLLDWPAKLRLLEGFRQRENLSWSAPRLHLIDLQYSDVRLDKGLYNRLVARGSMRRLITEQQVLAAVHNPPTDTRAYFRGECLRRFGADIAAASWDSVIFDLGGDSLVRIPTLEPLRGSKAHVGALLDSVDSAAELVQQLTT
- a CDS encoding ubiquitin-like protein Pup → MAQEQTKRGGGGGDDDDLTGSTAAGQERREKLTEDTDDLLDEIDDVLEENAEDFVRAYVQKGGQ